A genome region from Lentimicrobium sp. L6 includes the following:
- a CDS encoding RNA polymerase sigma factor, whose amino-acid sequence MLKRKSTYKDVHHELIQKCRKGHQKSQMQIYKLYYKAMFNTSLRIIGNKTDAEDIMQDSFISAFQKISQYTEEGSFGGWLKRIVVNNSLDALNKNKLETEFNEHLEVVVEEPTIVSIDHVKIKDVKEALGKIKEEYRVIISLFLFEGYDHEEISEILGISYNLSRTRYSRARKKLIDEVNLIQKERSFKWA is encoded by the coding sequence ATGTTGAAAAGAAAATCCACATATAAAGATGTACATCACGAGTTGATTCAGAAATGCAGAAAGGGACATCAAAAATCCCAAATGCAAATCTACAAACTCTATTATAAGGCCATGTTTAATACCAGTCTTAGAATTATTGGTAATAAAACAGATGCTGAGGACATCATGCAAGACTCGTTTATTAGTGCTTTTCAAAAGATAAGCCAATACACAGAAGAAGGCAGTTTCGGAGGATGGTTAAAAAGAATAGTAGTGAATAATTCTTTAGATGCTTTAAATAAAAACAAACTTGAAACAGAGTTTAATGAGCATTTAGAAGTAGTTGTTGAAGAACCTACCATAGTTTCTATAGATCATGTGAAGATTAAAGATGTGAAAGAAGCTTTAGGTAAAATTAAAGAAGAATACAGAGTCATCATTTCACTTTTCCTTTTTGAAGGATACGATCATGAAGAAATTAGTGAGATTTTAGGAATTTCCTATAATCTATCTAGGACCAGGTATTCAAGAGCAAGAAAAAAATTAATAGATGAGGTCAATCTCATACAAAAAGAAAGGAGTTTCAAATGGGCATAG